A portion of the Paenibacillus hamazuiensis genome contains these proteins:
- a CDS encoding class I SAM-dependent methyltransferase translates to MNELDLKQFYDRVGILNGWNFNSVKCISEGVKWDFSHEVSCRCKKSDILLDIGTGGGEALLAIAEAALLLVGIDNSGGMIEAAKANAEKSGKSNVRILQMDSGKLHFPDGFFNVVSCRHAPFDAKEAARVMADGGMFLTQQVGEGDKQNLKLAFGRGQSLDQPDGTLKNKYIGKLREAGFMDIQSFEYDAAEYFQTYEDLVFLLKHTPIIPDFGEHENDFAVLEKFIKEHQTNKGIQTNSKRFMITARK, encoded by the coding sequence ATGAACGAGCTTGATTTGAAACAATTTTACGATCGCGTCGGAATATTAAACGGGTGGAATTTTAACAGCGTTAAATGTATCTCGGAGGGGGTTAAATGGGATTTTTCCCATGAGGTTTCCTGCAGATGCAAAAAGTCGGACATCCTGCTCGATATAGGAACCGGCGGAGGGGAAGCGTTGCTTGCTATCGCAGAGGCCGCTTTATTGCTGGTCGGAATCGACAATTCGGGCGGAATGATCGAAGCCGCCAAGGCCAATGCGGAAAAGTCGGGCAAATCCAATGTGCGCATTTTGCAGATGGACTCCGGCAAACTCCATTTTCCGGACGGATTTTTCAATGTGGTGTCGTGCCGCCACGCGCCGTTCGATGCGAAAGAAGCGGCCAGAGTTATGGCGGATGGCGGCATGTTCCTGACGCAGCAAGTCGGTGAGGGCGATAAACAGAACCTGAAGCTCGCTTTTGGAAGAGGGCAAAGTTTGGACCAACCCGACGGGACGCTGAAAAATAAATATATAGGCAAGCTGCGGGAAGCGGGATTCATGGATATTCAGTCGTTTGAATACGATGCAGCGGAATATTTCCAAACTTACGAAGATCTTGTCTTCCTGCTGAAGCATACCCCGATTATCCCCGATTTTGGCGAACATGAGAATGACTTCGCCGTATTGGAAAAGTTCATCAAAGAGCATCAAACAAACAAAGGAATTCAGACCAATTCAAAGCGTTTCATGATTACGGCGAGAAAATAA
- a CDS encoding GntR family transcriptional regulator, whose product MEPYVIKKPVPYYDQLYHTIKKMILDGVYKPGERIVESKLAKELNLSRTPIREAIRALENEGLVLLDEKSRVIVYSPTVEDVEDVYQCRMALESLAVKLTIQRASDHEIGEIENILQQADRKIGQKDYLKDEVIDLNVQFHNLIIQFSRNNLLQKHLNSIKSRIHLYRVLNFQGENRDRAIYNEHKEIFDWMKQRNEDKASEAMVNHLVHDYHHLIEVLKSQSG is encoded by the coding sequence ATGGAGCCGTATGTTATCAAAAAACCAGTTCCGTATTACGATCAGTTGTACCATACCATTAAAAAGATGATTCTTGACGGGGTTTATAAGCCGGGCGAAAGAATCGTCGAATCCAAGCTCGCCAAAGAGCTGAATCTTAGCCGAACTCCCATACGGGAAGCGATAAGAGCGCTTGAGAATGAAGGACTTGTGTTATTGGACGAGAAATCGAGGGTTATCGTCTACAGCCCTACCGTCGAAGACGTTGAGGATGTGTATCAGTGCCGCATGGCGCTCGAATCGCTAGCCGTCAAATTGACGATCCAAAGAGCGTCCGATCATGAGATCGGCGAAATTGAGAACATTTTACAGCAGGCGGACCGAAAAATCGGGCAAAAGGATTACTTAAAAGATGAAGTCATCGATCTGAACGTTCAATTCCATAACCTGATTATTCAATTCAGCAGAAACAATTTGCTGCAAAAACATTTAAACAGCATCAAATCCCGTATACATTTGTATCGCGTTTTAAATTTTCAAGGCGAGAACAGGGACCGGGCCATTTATAACGAACATAAAGAAATATTCGACTGGATGAAGCAAAGAAATGAAGATAAAGCGTCCGAGGCCATGGTCAACCATTTAGTCCACGATTATCATCATTTGATCGAAGTGTTGAAATCGCAATCCGGCTAA
- a CDS encoding Rrf2 family transcriptional regulator: MSNRTFLFGLHFFVDEKNFKRTVSTIDINHQCNYIGIVERGERYVAVVSRYSIALHILAWIAEMTKDRDEFVASDRIAASVNTSPVFIRRILGSLGKARLVIVQHGGTGAGWKLARNPDSITLLEVYEAVVQKPLFELHHSTPNSGCIIGKGIQPALNPIYSSAEEAMKRQLAQVTIADLLEETLVQGNNKQL; encoded by the coding sequence ATGAGCAACAGGACATTCTTGTTCGGCTTGCACTTTTTTGTAGATGAAAAAAACTTCAAAAGAACAGTGAGCACCATTGACATAAACCATCAATGTAACTATATTGGTATTGTTGAAAGGGGGGAGCGATACGTGGCAGTAGTCAGCCGATATTCGATAGCGCTTCACATCTTGGCATGGATTGCTGAAATGACAAAAGATAGAGACGAATTTGTCGCCTCGGATCGGATTGCAGCCAGCGTGAACACAAGTCCTGTTTTTATTCGCCGCATTTTAGGCTCGCTCGGAAAAGCGCGTTTGGTCATTGTTCAGCACGGTGGAACCGGTGCAGGCTGGAAACTTGCAAGAAATCCTGACTCTATTACATTACTTGAAGTATACGAAGCAGTTGTTCAAAAACCGCTGTTCGAACTGCATCATAGTACGCCAAACTCCGGATGCATTATTGGGAAGGGGATACAGCCTGCATTGAATCCTATTTACAGCAGTGCCGAGGAAGCAATGAAACGACAACTGGCTCAAGTGACGATTGCCGATTTGTTAGAAGAAACTCTCGTTCAAGGCAACAATAAACAATTATAA
- a CDS encoding beta-galactosidase codes for MSKKLYHGAAYYPELWNEQVMEQDIRLMKEAGINVVRIGEFAWSTMEPEEGRIDIGFFAKVINRLYENGIETVMCTPTPTPPIWFTHGHPERMYVDEHLQTMGHGSRQHPCTNNPYFREKAAIITEHIAKAVGRLPGVIGWQIDNEFKAHVAECMCGTCKRLWHEWLERRYGTVEKLNDAWGTQIWSEYYLRFEQVPQPGPAPFLHNSSLRTMYQLFSMEKIAEFSDEQAAIIRKYSDAPITHNSSVAFHVDNERLFQNLDFASFDTYAVSDNSPGYLINCDLWRNFKKDRPFWIMETSPSHSASLESYAKPHPNGYLRAEAVAAYALGAEAFCYWLWRQQRAGCEQPHGSVISAWGKPTVGYANVLEVEQARKEIEPIIVRSEAAQAEVAVTYSDRAKAFLKTEPHKKLNHRALVTAFYERILHMGIHRDLVPEGAELDGYKLLFTPFIHYISGDYRDRALKFVENGGVWVIGPLSGGRTEHHTIHTDAALGELERFAGVETLYTYPMDGTDTIGRAFGVSAPLSLWSCIFEPKEAKAIGVMEQGLAPGKAFITEHSRGQGKIVMLGSMPAGDEGDEMLRKLIDHYAREAGVKLRTDVTKGTVVAPRIADGRRYWFVVNMDGAGGSVTILQEGVDALTGQSIKPGKLEIGKYEYRIVEFVDS; via the coding sequence ATGAGCAAAAAGCTTTACCACGGCGCGGCTTATTATCCCGAGTTGTGGAACGAACAGGTTATGGAGCAGGATATCCGGCTTATGAAGGAAGCGGGAATCAATGTGGTCCGCATAGGCGAGTTTGCCTGGTCGACGATGGAGCCGGAGGAAGGACGCATCGATATCGGATTTTTTGCCAAGGTGATCAACAGGCTGTACGAGAACGGCATCGAAACGGTCATGTGCACGCCGACGCCGACTCCCCCGATCTGGTTCACGCACGGCCATCCGGAGCGCATGTATGTCGACGAGCATCTGCAGACGATGGGACACGGATCGAGGCAGCACCCTTGCACGAACAATCCCTATTTCAGGGAAAAAGCAGCTATCATTACCGAGCATATCGCCAAAGCGGTCGGACGTTTGCCGGGAGTGATCGGCTGGCAGATCGACAACGAATTCAAGGCGCATGTCGCGGAATGCATGTGCGGAACATGCAAACGCTTATGGCACGAATGGCTCGAGCGGCGCTACGGAACGGTCGAAAAGCTGAATGACGCCTGGGGAACGCAAATCTGGAGCGAATATTATCTCCGCTTCGAGCAGGTTCCGCAGCCGGGGCCGGCGCCTTTTCTGCATAACTCTTCGCTTCGCACGATGTATCAGCTGTTTTCCATGGAAAAAATCGCCGAGTTTTCCGACGAGCAGGCCGCCATTATCCGCAAATACTCCGATGCGCCGATCACGCATAACAGCAGTGTAGCGTTTCATGTGGACAACGAACGTCTGTTTCAAAACCTCGATTTTGCGTCTTTCGATACGTACGCGGTTTCCGACAACAGTCCCGGTTATCTCATCAACTGCGATTTGTGGCGGAATTTCAAGAAAGACCGGCCGTTCTGGATTATGGAGACGAGCCCGTCGCACAGCGCGTCGCTGGAAAGCTACGCCAAGCCGCATCCGAACGGATACTTGAGGGCGGAAGCAGTTGCCGCTTACGCACTTGGAGCGGAGGCGTTCTGCTACTGGCTTTGGAGGCAGCAGCGGGCAGGATGCGAGCAGCCTCACGGATCGGTCATCAGCGCATGGGGCAAGCCGACCGTCGGATACGCGAACGTGCTCGAAGTCGAGCAGGCCCGCAAGGAGATCGAGCCGATCATCGTTCGCTCCGAAGCCGCTCAGGCGGAAGTGGCGGTAACGTATTCGGACCGTGCGAAGGCGTTCCTCAAGACGGAGCCGCACAAGAAGCTGAACCACAGAGCTCTGGTCACCGCGTTTTACGAGCGGATTTTGCACATGGGCATTCATCGCGACCTCGTTCCGGAAGGAGCGGAGCTGGACGGGTACAAGCTGCTGTTCACGCCGTTCATTCATTACATCAGCGGCGATTACCGGGACCGGGCGCTGAAGTTTGTGGAAAACGGAGGCGTCTGGGTCATCGGACCGCTTAGCGGGGGAAGAACGGAGCATCACACGATCCATACGGATGCCGCATTGGGCGAGCTTGAGCGCTTCGCCGGCGTCGAAACGCTGTATACTTATCCGATGGACGGTACCGATACGATCGGCAGGGCGTTCGGCGTATCCGCTCCTTTGAGCTTGTGGAGCTGTATCTTCGAGCCGAAGGAAGCGAAGGCGATAGGGGTTATGGAGCAAGGCCTCGCGCCGGGCAAAGCGTTTATTACCGAGCACAGCCGCGGCCAAGGCAAAATCGTCATGCTCGGCTCCATGCCGGCGGGAGATGAAGGAGACGAGATGCTCCGGAAGCTCATCGATCATTATGCCCGCGAGGCCGGAGTCAAGCTTAGAACCGACGTCACGAAAGGCACCGTCGTTGCGCCGCGGATTGCGGACGGACGCCGCTATTGGTTCGTCGTCAACATGGACGGCGCCGGCGGCAGCGTAACGATCCTGCAGGAAGGCGTCGATGCATTGACGGGCCAAAGCATCAAGCCGGGAAAACTGGAGATAGGGAAGTACGAGTACCGCATCGTTGAATTTGTAGATTCGTAA
- a CDS encoding DMT family transporter — MRIKTYILLLLVTVFIGASFNLAAFAVNYFSAPAAAAWRFGLAALLILVLLLAKERMNLAALRSNWPMFVLLGIIGIFGFNMLFFEGMKTTSPLNGSLIMATNPLVTALLARYILKDAITVRQGAGIVISLLGVLLVITRGSWQVISTLSFTSGDLLILGGNLCWALYAVLNRRFIRGASGLATTAYTMTVGAICLILFSAGSPGPLPLPAIPAAAWGAIAFMAVFTSVLGYLWWNEGIAEIGVSRTSIFFNVVPLVTMLLSLLSGTKVTGVQLLGTAMVIAGVLVATALSRGTARAAVGRPLREGR; from the coding sequence ATGCGAATCAAAACTTATATTTTGCTGCTTTTAGTTACGGTGTTCATCGGCGCTTCGTTTAATCTGGCCGCCTTCGCGGTGAATTATTTCTCGGCTCCCGCCGCCGCGGCATGGAGGTTCGGTCTGGCGGCTTTGCTGATTCTCGTCCTGCTGCTCGCCAAAGAACGGATGAACTTGGCTGCGCTAAGATCCAACTGGCCTATGTTCGTGCTGCTTGGCATTATCGGCATCTTCGGCTTTAACATGCTGTTTTTCGAAGGAATGAAAACGACGTCGCCGCTGAACGGCTCGCTGATTATGGCCACCAACCCGTTGGTGACGGCACTGCTGGCGAGGTATATCCTCAAAGATGCGATCACGGTCCGGCAGGGCGCCGGCATCGTGATTTCCCTGCTCGGCGTGCTGCTTGTAATCACCCGGGGCTCGTGGCAGGTCATCAGCACGTTGTCCTTCACAAGCGGGGACCTGCTCATCTTGGGAGGAAATCTGTGCTGGGCGCTGTACGCCGTGCTGAACCGGCGATTTATCCGCGGAGCGAGCGGATTGGCGACGACGGCCTACACGATGACCGTCGGCGCAATTTGCCTGATTTTATTCTCGGCCGGCTCGCCGGGACCGCTTCCGCTTCCCGCCATTCCCGCTGCGGCATGGGGCGCTATCGCCTTTATGGCGGTGTTCACCAGCGTGCTCGGCTATCTTTGGTGGAACGAAGGCATCGCGGAAATCGGGGTCAGCCGAACGTCGATCTTCTTTAACGTCGTGCCTCTGGTTACAATGCTGCTATCGCTTCTGTCCGGCACCAAGGTAACCGGCGTACAACTGCTGGGAACCGCGATGGTCATCGCGGGAGTGCTGGTCGCCACCGCCTTATCGCGCGGCACGGCGCGAGCGGCTGTCGGTCGGCCGCTTCGCGAGGGACGTTAA
- a CDS encoding MFS transporter, which produces MNYRILALALGTFAVGTEGFMIAGLLPALAQNLNVSLSAAGQLVTVFSIAYALGSPILTTMTGLAERRQLLMWSLLLFSVGNFLCGLASTYWVLLLGRIITAAGAGLFAPSANYTAAALVDSDKRGRALSIVIGGSTVALIFGVPLGTWIASLHDWRMTFWIVGFVSMFAAVVIRIFFPIIDAPAVVSLKDRLSFLRHPLILSALLTSLTWGIGVFIVYTYVSDIFGRLGGTGQTISLMLFVAGIASFFGVNFGGFSADRFGSSRTIVLALVLLLIAVTSLSILHSLAFGFAAMALWGFSGYTFNPAQQHRLIGLSGKNAGIVLSLHNSFIYLGSALGSLIGGLVLKYGSATELGFVGGGSVFAALLIFGVSYRLAKGGSLQSEK; this is translated from the coding sequence ATGAATTATCGTATCCTCGCATTAGCCTTGGGCACATTCGCTGTTGGAACGGAGGGTTTCATGATTGCGGGTTTGCTTCCTGCACTGGCTCAAAATTTAAACGTTTCTTTATCCGCCGCAGGGCAGCTTGTAACTGTTTTTTCAATTGCCTACGCCCTTGGTTCTCCTATTCTAACGACAATGACCGGGCTTGCGGAAAGAAGGCAATTGCTTATGTGGTCTTTGCTTCTATTCTCCGTTGGAAATTTCCTTTGCGGACTGGCGTCCACGTATTGGGTTCTTCTCTTAGGACGGATCATTACCGCCGCCGGTGCCGGATTATTTGCTCCTTCCGCCAATTACACCGCAGCGGCGTTGGTGGATTCCGACAAACGCGGACGTGCGCTTTCCATTGTTATTGGGGGATCGACCGTCGCTCTTATATTCGGAGTTCCGTTAGGTACCTGGATTGCTTCGCTTCATGATTGGAGAATGACTTTCTGGATCGTTGGATTTGTGTCGATGTTCGCAGCGGTCGTCATTCGTATATTTTTTCCGATTATCGACGCGCCCGCAGTCGTATCCTTGAAAGACCGATTGTCATTCCTGAGGCACCCTTTGATTTTATCCGCTTTATTAACGTCTTTAACATGGGGGATTGGAGTTTTCATTGTCTATACGTATGTTTCAGACATTTTTGGGCGGCTGGGAGGCACAGGACAAACGATCTCCCTTATGCTTTTCGTCGCCGGAATCGCCAGCTTCTTCGGTGTCAACTTTGGCGGTTTTTCCGCCGACCGGTTCGGTTCCTCCCGAACCATCGTTCTGGCTCTAGTTTTACTCCTCATTGCCGTAACGAGCTTATCCATCTTGCATTCGCTGGCGTTCGGATTTGCAGCGATGGCCTTATGGGGCTTCAGCGGATATACGTTCAATCCGGCACAACAGCATAGGCTGATCGGATTGTCCGGAAAAAATGCAGGCATTGTCCTCTCTCTGCATAATTCTTTCATCTATTTGGGCAGCGCGCTCGGATCGCTGATCGGAGGACTTGTACTGAAATACGGATCCGCTACCGAACTTGGATTCGTGGGAGGGGGATCCGTATTTGCAGCGTTACTCATTTTCGGGGTGAGCTATCGTTTAGCGAAAGGAGGATCACTGCAGAGTGAAAAATAA
- a CDS encoding DUF4180 domain-containing protein encodes MKITIDQQKGSKVAIIESSEILINDVQDALDLMATVNYDHECNKIMIHQSNLPEEFFELRTKLAGEILQKYVNYNVKLAIVGNFDGYNSKSLKDFIYECNNGKQVFFCENNQDALRALHSV; translated from the coding sequence ATGAAGATTACAATCGATCAACAGAAAGGTTCCAAGGTAGCGATTATAGAGAGCTCCGAAATCTTAATAAACGATGTGCAAGATGCGTTGGATTTGATGGCTACTGTTAATTATGATCATGAATGCAATAAAATAATGATTCACCAATCGAATTTACCGGAAGAGTTTTTCGAATTAAGAACCAAACTGGCGGGTGAAATACTGCAGAAATATGTGAACTACAATGTTAAACTTGCCATTGTCGGGAATTTTGACGGGTACAACAGCAAGAGTTTGAAGGATTTTATTTATGAATGCAACAATGGTAAGCAGGTGTTTTTTTGCGAAAACAACCAGGATGCGCTTCGCGCTCTGCACAGCGTTTAG
- a CDS encoding protein adenylyltransferase SelO, translated as MNENTAILKTGWNFDNSYARLPDVFFTRLAPTPVRSPKLIIFNERLAASLGLNVQALRSDEGAAAFAGNRIPEGAEPLAQAYAGHQFGHFTMLGDGRAILLGEQITPEGERFDIQLKGSGRTPYSRGGDGRAALGPMLREYIISEAMHALGIPTTRSLAVVTTGQGIQRETELPGAVLTRVASSHIRVGTFQYAARWGTVQDLRTLADYTLQRHFPEAGADDNRYLSLFREVVRRQASLIAKWQLVGFIHGVMNTDNMALSGETIDYGPCAFMDAFDPATVFSSIDVQGRYAYGNQPYIAAWNLARLAEALLPLLHDDEEQAVKLAEEALADFTKQFQSQWLAGMRAKLGLAGAQAEDEILIKDLLDMMQKHRADYTNTFRALTFAKPEETAMSGASEFTEWQKRWRERLSGQRESEDVSQQLMRSSNPAVIPRNHRVEEALEAAVDRGDYSVMERLLKVLADPYAHSPEQAEYCKLPEPSNRPYRTFCGT; from the coding sequence ATGAACGAAAACACAGCAATCCTAAAAACAGGATGGAACTTTGACAACAGCTATGCCCGGCTGCCGGACGTATTTTTTACGCGGCTCGCCCCGACGCCTGTACGGTCGCCGAAGTTAATCATATTCAATGAGCGGCTCGCGGCATCTCTGGGCTTGAACGTTCAGGCGCTGAGAAGCGATGAAGGTGCAGCGGCGTTTGCCGGCAACCGGATTCCCGAAGGCGCGGAGCCTCTCGCACAAGCTTATGCGGGGCATCAATTCGGGCATTTTACGATGCTGGGGGACGGCCGGGCCATCCTGCTCGGCGAGCAGATTACTCCCGAAGGCGAACGGTTCGATATCCAGCTTAAAGGGTCGGGCAGAACGCCGTACTCCCGCGGCGGCGACGGCCGGGCGGCGCTCGGGCCGATGCTGCGCGAATATATCATCAGCGAAGCGATGCATGCGCTTGGCATTCCGACCACCCGCAGTCTGGCGGTGGTCACGACCGGCCAGGGCATCCAGCGCGAAACCGAGCTGCCTGGAGCTGTTTTGACCCGCGTCGCTTCGAGCCATATTCGCGTCGGCACTTTTCAGTATGCCGCCCGATGGGGGACCGTCCAGGATCTTCGGACTTTGGCCGACTATACGCTGCAAAGGCATTTTCCGGAAGCGGGCGCGGACGATAACCGCTACCTTTCCTTGTTCCGGGAAGTAGTCCGGCGGCAAGCGTCGCTCATTGCCAAATGGCAGCTCGTCGGCTTTATCCATGGGGTCATGAACACCGACAACATGGCGCTGAGCGGCGAGACGATCGATTACGGCCCGTGCGCCTTTATGGACGCGTTCGACCCTGCCACGGTGTTCAGCTCCATCGACGTGCAGGGCCGCTACGCATACGGCAACCAGCCGTATATTGCCGCGTGGAATCTCGCAAGGTTGGCGGAGGCTCTTCTTCCGCTGCTGCACGATGATGAGGAGCAGGCGGTGAAGCTGGCCGAGGAGGCGCTTGCCGATTTCACCAAGCAGTTCCAAAGCCAATGGCTTGCGGGAATGAGAGCGAAGCTGGGCCTCGCGGGCGCTCAGGCCGAGGACGAAATCTTGATCAAAGATCTGCTCGACATGATGCAGAAGCATCGCGCCGATTACACCAACACGTTCCGCGCGCTCACTTTTGCCAAGCCGGAAGAGACGGCTATGTCGGGCGCCTCGGAATTTACCGAGTGGCAAAAGAGGTGGCGGGAGCGGCTGAGCGGGCAGCGGGAATCCGAAGACGTCTCGCAGCAGCTGATGCGCAGCAGCAATCCCGCGGTCATCCCGCGCAATCACCGGGTGGAGGAGGCGCTGGAGGCCGCGGTGGACCGCGGAGACTACAGCGTGATGGAGAGGCTGCTTAAGGTTCTTGCCGATCCTTATGCGCACTCCCCCGAACAGGCCGAGTACTGCAAGCTGCCCGAGCCGTCGAACCGACCATACCGTACCTTCTGCGGCACCTGA
- a CDS encoding MerR family transcriptional regulator, with translation MLTISQVSERTGLTPYTLRYYEKVGVLKDPQRKEGGARAYTESEVYFIQCLNGLKKLGMSLEEITEFFRDGCVMDKIQQGEDPANLTPSLNKRIEILMKHLAKLEAKRQELESIISLTGERLELYRELSKKAGGNAQETADRESAAASG, from the coding sequence ATGCTCACCATCAGCCAAGTGTCGGAACGGACGGGATTAACCCCTTATACGCTGCGTTATTACGAGAAAGTCGGCGTGCTGAAGGACCCTCAGCGCAAAGAAGGCGGGGCACGCGCTTATACCGAAAGCGAGGTTTATTTTATTCAATGTCTGAACGGCCTGAAAAAGCTGGGGATGTCGCTGGAGGAAATCACCGAGTTTTTTCGCGACGGGTGTGTGATGGACAAAATACAGCAGGGGGAAGACCCGGCGAATTTAACCCCTTCGTTAAACAAACGGATCGAAATTCTGATGAAGCATCTGGCGAAGCTGGAAGCGAAGCGGCAGGAGCTGGAATCGATTATTTCCCTTACGGGCGAGCGGCTTGAATTGTACCGGGAGCTGTCCAAGAAAGCCGGGGGAAATGCTCAAGAGACCGCCGATCGAGAATCCGCGGCAGCCTCCGGGTGA
- a CDS encoding DHHW family protein: MKTGQWLQIVFFILFIYSGAAMLWLYGGGDSAVSETENRALARMPIWSGQALRSGQYVRGLENYVADHVPFRETLVSAGKTVASWGGVSGKDDAVIALSGANNTAQTMPAAVPQTDPTQTDPAQTKAETPGAEQAATPKPDHSPHSAAAAPQTQEKPQTQDESGRIVGKVLIVGNRAMNVFAYAPASAKRYADTINRLERLVRSEAGIHVSVLLAPTAVEFVQNEKLRKLSTSQDDAIRGVYEQLSAPIVRVDALGILRKHSEEYIYFRTDHHWTATGAYYGYEAYMRALGVPPVPLERYERQQVPGFLGSQYSATLSKKLEKEPDTIVLYKPFVSHEYAVHYSSHPSRMDLLDMSHASRKNKYRIFLSGDRPWARIKTETDNGRRLAVIKDSYGNALIPFLLPHFAEIYVIDPRQFDQPLIPFLKEHEANELLVLNNTEVLVDSDFIRLIETRLQP, from the coding sequence ATGAAAACAGGGCAGTGGCTGCAAATCGTCTTTTTCATCCTTTTCATCTACTCGGGGGCGGCGATGCTGTGGCTGTACGGCGGGGGTGATTCCGCGGTATCGGAAACCGAGAACCGCGCGCTGGCCCGGATGCCGATCTGGTCCGGGCAGGCGCTGCGGTCGGGTCAATATGTGCGCGGCCTGGAAAATTACGTCGCCGACCATGTGCCGTTTCGCGAGACGCTCGTAAGCGCGGGCAAGACGGTCGCCTCCTGGGGCGGCGTCTCCGGCAAGGATGACGCCGTCATCGCCCTGTCCGGCGCGAACAATACGGCGCAGACGATGCCTGCGGCCGTGCCGCAGACCGACCCGACGCAGACGGACCCGGCGCAGACCAAGGCGGAGACGCCCGGCGCGGAGCAGGCGGCAACGCCGAAGCCGGATCACTCGCCGCACTCGGCGGCTGCAGCGCCGCAGACGCAGGAGAAGCCGCAGACGCAGGACGAGTCGGGCCGGATCGTCGGCAAAGTGCTGATCGTCGGGAACCGCGCGATGAACGTATTCGCTTACGCCCCCGCCTCCGCCAAACGGTACGCCGATACGATCAACCGGCTGGAGCGGCTCGTCCGGTCGGAGGCCGGCATCCACGTCTCGGTGCTGCTTGCGCCGACCGCGGTGGAATTCGTGCAAAACGAGAAGCTGCGCAAGCTGTCCACCTCGCAGGACGACGCCATCCGCGGCGTATATGAGCAGCTCTCGGCGCCGATCGTCCGCGTCGACGCGCTCGGTATTCTTCGCAAGCATAGCGAAGAATACATCTACTTTCGCACCGACCATCACTGGACGGCGACCGGCGCTTATTACGGCTACGAGGCTTACATGCGCGCCCTCGGCGTGCCGCCGGTACCGCTGGAGCGCTACGAACGGCAGCAGGTTCCGGGATTCCTCGGATCGCAATATTCAGCCACGCTGAGCAAGAAACTGGAGAAAGAGCCGGACACGATCGTGCTGTACAAGCCGTTTGTCAGCCACGAGTATGCTGTGCATTATTCATCCCATCCTTCCAGGATGGACCTGCTCGACATGAGCCACGCCTCCAGGAAAAACAAATACCGCATCTTCTTAAGCGGAGACCGGCCGTGGGCCCGCATCAAGACGGAAACGGACAACGGCCGGCGGCTGGCGGTGATCAAAGACTCGTACGGCAACGCGCTGATCCCTTTCTTGCTGCCGCATTTTGCGGAAATTTACGTGATCGATCCGCGCCAGTTCGACCAGCCGCTGATCCCTTTTCTAAAAGAGCATGAAGCGAATGAGCTGCTCGTTCTCAACAATACGGAAGTGCTCGTCGATTCCGATTTTATACGGCTGATCGAAACCCGGCTGCAGCCTTAA